In a single window of the Micromonospora sp. WMMD1155 genome:
- a CDS encoding FtsX-like permease family protein, whose amino-acid sequence MKRWLTRRWPVPHWPSVRGRGRTDAGPLLLTAAVIAAVALLTGAVPALLRAAADSAVQDTVRRAGQDSNVLAHADWERDDGPTGGRVRMPRLAEEVDDFRTRATYALGPDLDAALLPPVTVVNGPILTITDGTVPRTFQFTYLAGDLDSPDVTWIAGRAPGPTVTDEYVETPYDGPPWPVQVGLSEADATALDLGPGDRIPTKDDQGRGTDIRISGIYRPADGDDPAWRLAPALLRPVPGVDGVGITRFGGLLSRESLPDARLAVHEDQLRGTVHFAPEPDALTWDATTALASQVVKLKATSGTSSERDRSLRWQSQLDTALRDARTQISAASAQAAVLLAGVLTATVLVLLLAADLLVRRRTPALTVARQRGTALPDLGAELIVESAVVSLSAAAVGLALARAAVPGVSWAWTVPVVLAGAVAGPAFGTLAAARAGRDRRQPANPAARRWNRATGRLRRAALEAAVLIAAVAAFVTLHQRGLRPVASDDGTGELTGDLILPISALALGALVGALVLLRLLPLGARFALRQALRSRRPLAVFGAARAATTAGRALPLLVLVTATALASSALILGASVTRGLVDGAWSTVGADARLDVGADAEAATPALAERIAAAPGVGQVVVAQVTDSARLFSESTLFTPRLVIVDTAAFQRLLATTPLPDAPALARLTPPGPGDVPALVRSSDGGLRTGTRLQLPRQDAPAIGLVAVGTAPSVGGTDDVVIVDAAAVAAAGLPAVPNTVWVTGPGAARAVSNSGVAADVVLRADVLRAQRAAPLTAGLLRLAWTAAAVLLALALLGLALAAAASASERWQTLTRLRTLGLRPRDARWVAAAEVLPPVVVAAVCGPLLGALLAHLTLGPLDLRLLTGQGVDPAAVLPWWLLALVGVVLLATATTVVPVESALRRRDRLSEVLRAGE is encoded by the coding sequence GTGAAGCGGTGGCTGACCCGCCGGTGGCCGGTACCGCACTGGCCCAGCGTCCGTGGCCGTGGCCGCACCGACGCCGGACCGCTGCTGCTCACCGCCGCCGTCATCGCGGCCGTCGCGCTGCTCACCGGAGCCGTGCCGGCGCTGCTGCGCGCCGCCGCCGACAGCGCCGTGCAGGACACGGTCCGCCGCGCCGGCCAGGACTCCAACGTCCTCGCCCACGCCGACTGGGAACGCGACGACGGCCCGACCGGCGGGCGGGTCCGGATGCCCCGCCTCGCCGAGGAGGTCGACGACTTCCGCACCCGGGCGACCTACGCCCTCGGACCCGACCTGGACGCCGCGCTGCTCCCGCCGGTCACCGTCGTCAACGGCCCGATCCTCACCATCACCGACGGCACCGTGCCGCGGACCTTCCAGTTCACCTACCTGGCCGGTGACCTCGACAGCCCGGACGTGACCTGGATCGCCGGTCGCGCGCCGGGCCCCACCGTCACCGACGAGTACGTGGAGACCCCCTACGACGGGCCGCCCTGGCCGGTGCAGGTGGGCCTCTCCGAGGCGGACGCCACCGCACTCGACCTCGGCCCCGGCGATCGGATCCCGACCAAGGACGACCAGGGGCGCGGCACGGACATCCGGATCAGCGGGATCTACCGACCCGCGGACGGCGACGACCCGGCCTGGCGCCTCGCCCCGGCGCTGCTGCGCCCGGTGCCCGGCGTCGACGGTGTGGGCATCACCCGCTTCGGCGGCCTGCTGTCCCGCGAGTCGTTACCGGACGCCCGGCTCGCCGTGCACGAGGACCAACTGCGGGGCACCGTCCACTTCGCCCCGGAACCCGACGCGCTCACCTGGGACGCCACCACGGCGCTCGCCAGCCAGGTGGTCAAGCTCAAGGCCACCTCCGGCACATCGAGCGAGCGCGACCGGTCCCTGCGGTGGCAGTCGCAGCTCGACACCGCCCTGCGCGACGCCCGTACGCAAATCAGCGCCGCCTCCGCACAGGCCGCCGTCCTGCTCGCCGGGGTGCTGACCGCCACGGTGCTGGTCCTGCTGCTCGCCGCCGATCTGCTGGTCCGCCGCCGTACCCCGGCGCTGACCGTCGCCCGCCAGCGTGGAACGGCGCTACCCGACCTCGGCGCGGAACTGATCGTCGAGTCCGCGGTGGTGTCCCTGTCGGCCGCCGCCGTCGGGCTCGCGCTCGCCCGCGCGGCCGTTCCCGGCGTCTCCTGGGCCTGGACCGTTCCCGTCGTCCTCGCGGGTGCCGTCGCCGGGCCGGCGTTCGGCACTCTCGCCGCCGCCCGCGCCGGCCGCGACCGACGTCAACCCGCCAACCCGGCCGCTCGGCGTTGGAACCGGGCCACCGGCCGGCTGCGCCGCGCCGCCCTGGAGGCCGCCGTCCTGATCGCCGCGGTCGCCGCCTTCGTCACACTGCACCAGCGCGGGCTCCGGCCCGTCGCCTCCGACGACGGCACCGGTGAGCTGACCGGCGATCTGATCCTGCCGATCAGCGCCCTCGCCCTGGGCGCCCTCGTCGGCGCGCTCGTCCTGCTCCGGCTGCTGCCCCTCGGGGCGCGGTTCGCGCTCCGGCAGGCCCTGCGGTCGCGTCGCCCGCTGGCCGTGTTCGGTGCCGCGCGGGCAGCCACCACGGCCGGTCGCGCGTTGCCGCTGCTGGTCCTGGTCACCGCCACGGCGCTCGCGTCGTCCGCGCTGATCCTCGGAGCCAGCGTCACCCGGGGTCTGGTCGACGGCGCGTGGAGCACCGTGGGCGCCGACGCCCGTCTCGACGTCGGCGCCGACGCCGAGGCCGCCACGCCCGCTCTGGCCGAACGCATCGCCGCCGCGCCCGGGGTGGGGCAGGTCGTCGTCGCGCAGGTGACCGACTCCGCGCGCCTCTTCAGCGAATCGACGCTGTTCACCCCACGACTGGTCATCGTGGACACCGCCGCGTTCCAGCGCCTGCTGGCCACCACCCCGCTGCCCGACGCGCCGGCACTGGCCCGGCTCACGCCACCCGGCCCCGGGGACGTCCCCGCGCTGGTCCGATCGAGTGACGGTGGTCTGCGAACCGGCACGCGCCTGCAACTACCCCGCCAGGACGCCCCGGCGATCGGTCTCGTCGCGGTCGGTACCGCTCCCTCCGTCGGCGGCACCGACGACGTGGTCATCGTGGACGCCGCGGCCGTGGCCGCCGCCGGGCTGCCCGCCGTGCCGAACACCGTCTGGGTGACCGGCCCCGGCGCGGCGCGGGCCGTGTCGAACAGCGGCGTCGCCGCCGACGTCGTCCTGCGCGCGGACGTCCTGCGGGCGCAGCGAGCGGCACCACTGACCGCGGGGCTGCTCCGGCTGGCGTGGACGGCCGCCGCGGTGCTGCTGGCGCTGGCGCTGCTCGGCCTCGCCCTCGCCGCCGCCGCGAGTGCGTCCGAGCGGTGGCAGACCCTGACCCGGCTGCGCACCCTCGGCCTGCGGCCACGCGACGCCCGCTGGGTCGCCGCCGCCGAGGTGCTGCCGCCGGTCGTGGTCGCCGCGGTGTGCGGCCCACTCCTCGGGGCCCTGCTCGCCCACCTGACGCTCGGCCCACTCGACCTGCGGCTGCTCACCGGCCAGGGCGTCGACCCGGCGGCGGTCCTGCCGTGGTGGCTGCTCGCCCTGGTGGGCGTGGTGCTGCTGGCGACGGCCACCACTGTCGTACCCGTCGAGTCGGCGCTGCGGCGACGCGACCGGCTGAGCGAAGTGCTCCGCGCCGGCGAGTGA
- a CDS encoding DUF6458 family protein: MGIGTSIFLIALGAILTFALDASVGGINLDVVGWILMGAGVLGLIMTTLVWGRRRQVVATTEQPVEYRHVEERRDVAPPM, translated from the coding sequence GTGGGTATCGGCACCAGCATCTTCCTGATCGCGCTCGGCGCGATCCTCACCTTCGCCCTGGACGCGAGCGTCGGCGGCATCAACCTCGACGTGGTCGGCTGGATCCTGATGGGAGCCGGCGTGCTCGGCCTGATCATGACCACGCTGGTGTGGGGTCGCCGTCGCCAGGTGGTCGCCACCACCGAGCAGCCGGTGGAGTACCGCCACGTCGAGGAGCGGCGGGACGTCGCCCCGCCGATGTGA
- a CDS encoding TIGR03086 family metal-binding protein — MDLLEAYRRSLAEFVDRVEQVEPGQWSDPTPCSDWDVRTVVNHVVGEARWSVPLLAGRTLEEVGDRFDGDVLGDDPISTAREAAAQAEIAATHPGTIDRTVHLSSGETPAAEYLRQLLAEHLIHGWDVAVAIGAQPRLDPDAVHVAARWFAGQIDDYRRNNLVRTGVRVPDDADAQDHLLAAFGRDPDWAPTE; from the coding sequence ATGGATCTGCTGGAGGCGTACCGCCGGAGCCTGGCCGAGTTCGTCGACCGGGTGGAACAGGTCGAGCCCGGCCAGTGGTCCGACCCGACACCCTGCTCGGACTGGGACGTCCGCACCGTGGTCAACCACGTGGTCGGCGAGGCCCGGTGGAGCGTCCCGCTGCTCGCCGGCCGCACCCTCGAGGAGGTCGGCGACCGATTCGACGGCGACGTGCTGGGCGACGACCCGATCTCCACCGCGCGCGAGGCAGCCGCCCAGGCGGAGATCGCCGCCACCCACCCCGGCACGATCGACCGCACCGTGCACTTGTCCAGTGGTGAGACCCCGGCCGCGGAATACCTCCGGCAACTCCTCGCCGAGCACCTGATCCACGGCTGGGACGTGGCAGTGGCGATCGGCGCGCAACCCCGACTGGACCCGGACGCGGTGCACGTGGCCGCCCGGTGGTTCGCCGGGCAGATCGACGACTACCGGCGCAACAACCTGGTCCGGACCGGGGTACGGGTGCCCGACGACGCCGACGCGCAGGACCACCTCCTGGCCGCCTTCGGCCGCGACCCCGACTGGGCGCCGACCGAATGA
- a CDS encoding GNAT family N-acetyltransferase translates to MESLDTVLAAHRAYLLGWNIGAVGGPDLVTYRSDVPHPTLNGVLRVAGRPPQDALREARQRLHGVPRVWWVGPDSDPGTADSLVSLGAVEFARLPIMTATIDETADGPGPAGLHIAETTDLAAFVPAYARVSGIPADGVAATIDREKAFSGDGTVIRLAGRLDDGRVVGTAVAWLSHGLVTLYFVGTQPEQRRSGIGTAMTRAALRLAAERGVRTAALTSSPIGESVYRHLGFRPVGEFRVLTF, encoded by the coding sequence ATGGAGTCCCTGGACACGGTGCTGGCCGCGCACCGGGCGTACCTGCTCGGTTGGAACATCGGCGCGGTCGGGGGTCCGGACCTGGTCACCTACCGCAGCGACGTGCCGCACCCGACCCTCAACGGCGTGCTGCGGGTGGCCGGTCGCCCACCGCAGGACGCGCTCCGGGAGGCCCGGCAGCGCCTGCACGGCGTACCCCGGGTGTGGTGGGTCGGTCCGGACAGTGACCCCGGCACCGCCGACAGCCTGGTCTCCCTCGGGGCCGTCGAGTTCGCCCGCCTGCCGATCATGACCGCGACGATCGACGAGACAGCGGACGGTCCGGGCCCAGCCGGCCTGCACATCGCCGAGACCACCGACCTGGCCGCGTTCGTCCCCGCCTACGCCCGGGTGTCCGGGATCCCCGCGGACGGGGTGGCGGCCACGATCGACCGGGAGAAGGCGTTCTCCGGTGACGGCACGGTGATCAGACTGGCCGGCCGGCTGGACGACGGCCGGGTCGTCGGAACCGCCGTCGCCTGGCTCAGCCACGGCCTGGTCACGCTCTACTTCGTGGGTACGCAGCCCGAACAGCGGCGCAGCGGCATCGGCACGGCGATGACCAGGGCGGCGCTCCGCCTGGCCGCCGAGCGGGGCGTCCGCACCGCCGCCCTCACCTCGTCGCCGATCGGCGAGTCGGTCTACCGCCACCTCGGTTTCCGGCCGGTGGGCGAGTTCCGCGTGTTGACGTTCTGA
- a CDS encoding winged helix-turn-helix domain-containing protein has product MSVRERMVRRLDGLGTLVICTDLAELQAMIGPPRIGGPTPLVNPAAGSAAAPAPAAAPAPPAVPDPASGRTTLGDLEIDALDHLVTWRGQPLALTRLEHRLLTHLATAPVGVWTYERLFESVWGGAYLGDTSVLHSAVKRLRRKLRTADATLGIQTVRGIGYRLSVT; this is encoded by the coding sequence GTGTCGGTGCGCGAGCGGATGGTGCGGCGGCTGGACGGGCTCGGCACTCTGGTGATCTGCACCGATCTCGCCGAGTTGCAGGCGATGATCGGCCCGCCCCGGATCGGCGGACCGACCCCGCTCGTCAACCCCGCCGCCGGGTCCGCCGCCGCCCCCGCTCCGGCCGCGGCCCCCGCTCCCCCCGCGGTCCCGGACCCCGCCTCGGGCCGGACCACCCTCGGAGACCTGGAGATCGACGCCCTGGACCACCTGGTGACGTGGCGCGGGCAGCCGCTGGCCCTGACCCGCCTCGAACACCGCCTGCTCACCCATCTCGCCACCGCTCCGGTCGGGGTCTGGACGTACGAGAGGCTCTTCGAATCGGTCTGGGGCGGCGCCTACCTCGGCGACACCTCGGTCCTGCACTCGGCCGTCAAGCGGTTGCGGCGCAAACTGCGCACCGCCGACGCCACCCTGGGCATCCAGACCGTACGCGGCATCGGCTACCGACTCAGCGTGACCTGA
- a CDS encoding NlpC/P60 family protein, translating into MLTKTPGRRRRSLPALLLAVPVFLATSVAMATPASAAPIDNPSLEIPVGCPGARAVIQVEWEGTRTAKVHWELTDTSSDGKSPLIKIAARDDSGDGRSWVFRNDEVVFGVDGGYGASASGGGMSWDPAGIAQFNHLEVKVSNGTTEQGTECSVTKKTYNYTRLAYQYALNQDGKPYVLGADGPDAFDCSGLVKFAYERVVNFPGWGGVRSSAQQYDWARSEADNNNADLTNLKSRDAIRVSRNQLKVGDLVFYDGHVGQYAGGGQLYSAMSPASGIGYMSVDYKSPLGYYRLVGVTG; encoded by the coding sequence ATGCTCACGAAGACGCCCGGCCGTCGACGCCGGTCACTTCCCGCGCTGCTGCTTGCCGTACCGGTGTTCCTGGCCACCAGCGTCGCCATGGCCACGCCGGCTTCGGCCGCGCCGATCGACAACCCGAGCCTGGAGATCCCGGTCGGCTGCCCGGGTGCCCGTGCGGTCATCCAGGTCGAGTGGGAGGGCACCCGCACCGCCAAGGTGCACTGGGAACTCACCGACACCAGCTCGGACGGCAAGTCGCCATTGATCAAGATCGCCGCCCGGGACGACTCCGGCGACGGCCGGAGCTGGGTGTTCCGGAACGACGAGGTGGTGTTCGGCGTCGACGGCGGCTACGGCGCCTCCGCCAGCGGCGGCGGCATGTCCTGGGACCCGGCCGGGATCGCCCAGTTCAACCACCTGGAGGTGAAGGTCAGCAACGGTACGACCGAGCAGGGCACCGAGTGCTCGGTGACGAAGAAGACCTACAACTACACCCGGCTCGCCTACCAGTACGCCCTCAACCAGGACGGCAAGCCCTACGTCCTGGGCGCTGACGGTCCGGACGCGTTCGACTGCTCGGGCCTGGTCAAGTTCGCCTACGAGCGGGTGGTCAACTTCCCCGGCTGGGGCGGCGTCAGGTCATCGGCGCAGCAGTACGACTGGGCACGTTCGGAGGCCGACAACAACAATGCCGACCTCACCAACCTGAAGAGCCGCGACGCCATCCGGGTCAGCCGGAACCAGCTCAAGGTCGGGGACCTGGTCTTCTACGACGGCCACGTCGGCCAGTACGCGGGCGGTGGGCAGTTGTACTCGGCCATGTCCCCGGCGTCGGGGATCGGCTACATGAGCGTCGACTACAAGTCCCCGCTGGGCTACTACCGGCTGGTCGGCGTCACCGGTTAG
- a CDS encoding TetR/AcrR family transcriptional regulator: MTRRAAEIRLDALLRTACDVIVERGLANTRTADVANAAGVSQALVFYHFATKERLLAQAFAYAVEQDLARLDAVTRSSAPPLTKLRRILKLYTPAGRATSWSMWIDGWSESLRTPELEKVSRRLDLRWRQDLAAVISTGVADGTFQCADPDGAAWRISAVMDGLAVQLAVHDRVISRRQFGEWVRLVTARELGLDPADLD, translated from the coding sequence GTGACGAGACGTGCGGCCGAGATCCGCCTGGATGCCCTGCTGCGCACCGCCTGCGACGTGATCGTGGAGCGCGGTCTGGCCAACACCCGAACGGCGGATGTGGCGAACGCGGCCGGCGTGAGCCAGGCACTGGTCTTCTACCACTTCGCCACCAAGGAACGGTTGCTCGCGCAGGCCTTCGCGTACGCGGTCGAGCAGGATCTGGCCCGACTGGACGCGGTGACCCGCTCCTCGGCCCCGCCACTGACCAAGCTCCGCAGGATCCTCAAGCTCTACACCCCGGCCGGTCGCGCGACCTCCTGGTCCATGTGGATCGACGGATGGTCCGAGTCGCTGCGTACCCCGGAACTGGAGAAGGTCTCCCGCCGACTCGACCTGCGCTGGCGCCAGGACCTGGCCGCGGTGATCTCCACCGGGGTCGCCGACGGCACCTTCCAGTGCGCCGACCCGGACGGGGCCGCCTGGCGGATCAGCGCGGTCATGGACGGCCTCGCGGTCCAACTCGCCGTGCACGACCGGGTGATCTCCCGCCGGCAGTTCGGCGAGTGGGTCCGACTGGTCACCGCCCGGGAGCTCGGCCTGGACCCCGCCGACCTGGACTGA
- a CDS encoding BTAD domain-containing putative transcriptional regulator — MGNGTASADAPKPPSGRPTVGRLLRTYRLHSGLTQRELAVRAGLSIAALRDLEQGRSTRPRHASVVAIAAALGLDDRAREALHTSATAATRAHDPRPVVDPGAPVQIRVLGPLELRRGNETVAVSSATQRVLLAKLALGAPEPVPRDSLRELLRGRYSLDDATKLLRTHLTRLRRLVEPSGQRLIVPTPSGYRLVATAEQLDLARLRQLATQARDASPEYALTLLARAAELWRGGCDLDELAGDPLLTSVTEEYATLLRRFAEVARDVGEPERPLPRLRELAHRLEFHEPLHTALIVTLAASGRQAEALAAYQRVRANLREQLGLDPGELLRDAHVGVLRQRARVPGRAARNVVQQLPAAPAGFVGREPELARIVAAVARTGHELRHASSRVVLVHGAAGSGKTALAHTAGHRLRLRYPGGQLYADLGGASAEPASPTAILGRFLRALGVPVDRIGGDLVEDSALLRTELAGRRMLVVLDNASDAAQVLPLLPGTGRSDVLVTSRRLLRGLEVAASVPLGTLTAAESLEMIAAAAGGERVAADARSARELTGVCGHLPLALRIAAARLASRPKWAIGDLVQRLRDESGRLAQLDDGSTSVLASFQLSYDSLSEPARRAFRLCALHPAQDFGVTATGALLDTDDATAERILDELLDANMLLQYSAHRFRFHDLLRLYAGKLVETEISRSRHDAFARLLASYAERVTAAMDWVLPQMVRLTGHPRPEGQFPDEKAAAAWLAAETTALVLLAEQAARDDGLADFAWRIADQLRGYFLVNPHVDGWTRIVGAGWSAAERSADRRARAAMLMSRGQVRSMVGRDLEGLEDALTALRLAQECGWDAAAAYLSHNVGWQYYEFGRLADAETWFGRALDLTASEPLGHIRAAVLNGIGMIMLDRGRCEDAATSLTAALEINKATGRARSALVNQGNLASVLRQRGELVDAAEQLDTVLRGHRRRGDLRGELSTLDEMSRLEIDRRNLAVGLSLARQAHDLAVKTYDRRAQTMTAGTLGNALRENGEIAQALDVLRDGVAMARRHSYRYLETRARVGLAGALALAGEPDAARHEAGRAERVAHDLGFGTLATEARAVGADPPAPD; from the coding sequence ATGGGCAACGGCACGGCCTCGGCGGATGCCCCGAAACCGCCGTCCGGCCGACCCACGGTGGGCCGGCTGCTCCGGACGTACCGCCTGCACAGCGGGCTGACCCAGCGCGAGCTGGCGGTCCGCGCCGGCCTCAGCATCGCCGCGCTCCGGGACCTGGAACAGGGCCGGAGCACCAGGCCGAGACACGCCTCGGTGGTGGCTATCGCGGCAGCGCTCGGCCTCGACGACCGGGCCAGGGAAGCGCTGCACACCTCGGCCACCGCAGCGACGCGGGCGCACGATCCGCGCCCGGTGGTCGACCCCGGGGCGCCCGTACAGATCCGGGTGCTGGGGCCGCTCGAACTCCGACGCGGGAACGAAACCGTCGCCGTCAGCTCGGCCACCCAACGGGTCCTGCTCGCGAAGCTCGCCCTCGGCGCCCCGGAACCGGTCCCGCGGGACTCCCTCCGCGAACTGCTGCGGGGCCGTTACTCGTTGGACGACGCGACGAAGCTACTGCGTACGCACCTCACCCGACTACGCCGGCTGGTCGAGCCCTCGGGCCAGCGCCTCATCGTCCCGACCCCGTCGGGATACCGCCTCGTCGCCACCGCCGAACAGCTCGACCTGGCCCGACTCCGGCAGTTGGCGACGCAGGCGCGCGACGCGTCGCCCGAGTACGCGCTCACGCTCCTCGCCAGGGCGGCGGAGCTGTGGCGGGGCGGGTGCGACCTGGACGAGCTGGCCGGCGACCCGCTGCTCACCTCGGTCACCGAGGAGTACGCCACCCTGCTGCGGCGCTTCGCCGAGGTCGCCCGGGACGTCGGCGAGCCGGAGCGGCCGCTGCCGCGCCTGCGTGAGCTGGCCCATCGGCTGGAGTTCCACGAGCCGCTGCACACCGCACTGATCGTCACCCTGGCGGCCAGCGGACGGCAGGCGGAGGCACTGGCGGCCTACCAGCGCGTTCGGGCCAACCTGCGCGAACAGCTCGGGCTCGATCCCGGGGAGCTGCTCCGGGACGCCCACGTAGGTGTGCTCCGGCAGCGCGCGCGGGTACCCGGGAGGGCGGCCCGCAACGTGGTCCAGCAGCTGCCGGCCGCCCCGGCCGGGTTCGTCGGCCGGGAGCCGGAACTCGCCCGCATCGTCGCCGCCGTCGCGCGTACGGGGCACGAGCTGCGGCACGCGTCGTCGCGGGTCGTCCTCGTCCACGGTGCGGCCGGATCGGGGAAGACGGCCCTGGCGCACACCGCCGGGCACCGGCTGCGCCTGCGGTATCCCGGCGGCCAGCTCTATGCCGATCTGGGCGGCGCCTCAGCCGAGCCCGCTTCCCCGACGGCGATCCTCGGCCGGTTCCTGCGGGCGCTCGGCGTGCCCGTCGACCGCATCGGTGGCGACCTCGTCGAGGACTCGGCCCTGTTGCGTACCGAGTTGGCCGGGCGCCGGATGCTCGTCGTGCTCGACAACGCGAGCGACGCGGCGCAGGTGCTGCCGCTGCTGCCGGGTACCGGCCGAAGTGACGTCCTGGTCACGAGCCGGCGGCTGCTGCGTGGGCTGGAGGTCGCGGCCTCGGTGCCGCTCGGCACCCTGACGGCGGCCGAGTCGCTCGAGATGATCGCGGCCGCGGCCGGCGGCGAGCGGGTCGCCGCCGACGCCCGGTCCGCGCGGGAGCTGACGGGCGTCTGCGGTCACCTTCCGCTCGCGTTGCGGATCGCGGCGGCGCGGCTGGCGAGCCGTCCGAAGTGGGCGATCGGCGACCTGGTGCAGCGGCTGCGTGACGAGAGTGGCCGCCTCGCCCAGCTCGACGACGGGTCGACGAGCGTACTGGCCAGCTTCCAGCTCAGCTACGACAGTCTCAGCGAGCCGGCCCGGCGGGCGTTCCGGCTCTGCGCGCTGCACCCCGCGCAGGACTTCGGAGTGACCGCCACCGGCGCCCTGCTCGACACGGACGACGCGACGGCCGAGCGGATCCTGGACGAACTGCTCGACGCCAACATGCTGCTGCAGTACTCGGCGCATCGGTTCCGGTTCCACGATCTACTCCGGCTCTACGCCGGCAAGCTGGTCGAGACGGAGATCAGCCGGTCCCGGCACGACGCCTTCGCACGGTTGCTGGCCTCGTACGCCGAACGGGTGACCGCCGCGATGGACTGGGTGCTGCCCCAGATGGTCCGGCTCACCGGCCATCCCCGGCCGGAGGGCCAGTTCCCGGACGAGAAGGCGGCGGCGGCCTGGCTCGCCGCCGAGACGACTGCGCTGGTGCTGCTGGCCGAGCAGGCGGCCCGGGACGACGGGCTCGCCGACTTCGCCTGGCGGATCGCCGACCAGCTGCGCGGCTACTTCCTGGTCAACCCGCACGTCGACGGCTGGACCCGGATCGTCGGGGCCGGCTGGTCGGCGGCGGAGCGTTCGGCCGACCGCCGGGCGCGTGCGGCGATGCTGATGTCCAGGGGGCAGGTCCGGAGCATGGTCGGTCGTGACCTCGAAGGTCTCGAGGACGCGCTCACCGCCCTGCGGCTGGCGCAGGAGTGCGGCTGGGACGCGGCGGCGGCCTACCTCTCCCACAACGTCGGCTGGCAGTACTACGAGTTCGGCCGGCTGGCCGACGCCGAGACGTGGTTCGGCCGAGCCCTCGACCTGACCGCGTCCGAGCCCCTGGGGCACATCCGCGCGGCGGTCCTGAACGGCATCGGCATGATCATGCTCGACCGTGGTCGCTGCGAGGACGCCGCGACGAGCCTCACCGCCGCGCTGGAGATCAACAAGGCGACGGGGCGCGCGCGTTCCGCGCTTGTCAACCAGGGAAACCTGGCGAGCGTACTCCGGCAGCGTGGTGAACTCGTCGACGCGGCCGAGCAGCTCGACACCGTCCTGCGCGGCCACCGGCGGCGCGGCGACCTGCGCGGCGAGCTTTCCACCCTGGACGAGATGAGTCGGCTGGAGATCGACCGGCGGAACCTCGCCGTCGGGTTGAGCCTGGCCCGGCAGGCACACGATCTCGCGGTCAAGACGTACGACCGGCGAGCCCAGACGATGACCGCCGGCACGCTCGGAAACGCGCTCCGGGAGAACGGCGAGATCGCACAGGCGCTCGACGTACTCCGGGACGGGGTGGCGATGGCGAGGCGGCACTCGTACCGCTATCTGGAGACCAGGGCACGGGTGGGCCTGGCCGGTGCCCTGGCGCTGGCCGGTGAGCCGGATGCGGCGCGGCACGAGGCCGGCCGGGCCGAGCGGGTCGCCCACGACCTGGGGTTCGGGACCCTCGCAACGGAGGCGAGGGCGGTCGGGGCGGACCCGCCGGCTCCCGACTAA